From one Rhineura floridana isolate rRhiFlo1 chromosome 4, rRhiFlo1.hap2, whole genome shotgun sequence genomic stretch:
- the B3GALNT2 gene encoding UDP-GalNAc:beta-1,3-N-acetylgalactosaminyltransferase 2 isoform X7 produces MRNWLVLLCPCAVGVVLHLWLLLFSCPASGPGKQHPAGLLAFFPHWKPKHYDVIVGVLSARHNDGLRNAIRNTWFRHLKQHPGLSQRVLVKFIIGAHGCDVPVEDREDPYSCRLLNITNPVLNQEIEAFILPEDDTSVLSEDRVVSVHFKVLYPIVITSLGVFYDAKGAGFQRNITVKLYQAEQEEALFSARFSPPSCGVQVNRLWYKPVEQFILPESFEGTIVWESQDLQGLVSKNLHKVMVNDGGGVFRITTAGEGSLPHEFTQGVEGIAGGFIYTIQEGEALLKNLQSRSERFIHHISKLEEEDALLKEESNTYDDIVFVDVIDTYRNVPAKLLNFYRWTVEAVSFNVLLKTDDDCYIDLEAVFNRIKLKNLGRPNTWWGNFRLNWAVDRTGKWQELEYPSPAYPAFACGSGYVISKDIVEWLARNSERLKIYQGEDVSMGIWMAAIGPKRYQGFLRAQ; encoded by the exons ATGCGAAATTGGTTGGTGCTTCTGTGCCCGTGTGCGGTCGGGGTCGTGCTGCACCTCTGGCTGCTCCTCTTCAGCTGCCCGGCTAGTGGCCCCGGGAAGCAACACCCGGCAG GTCTACTGGCTTTCTTTCCTCACTGGAAACCGAAACATTATGATGTCATCGTAGGGGTACTGTCTGCACGACATAATGATGGGTTGCGGAATGCTATAAGAAACACTTGGTTCAGGCATTTGAAGCAGCACCCAGGACTGAGCCAACG TGTCCTTGTGAAGTTTATAATTGGTGCACATGGATGTGATGTGCCAGTGGAAGACAGAGAAGATCCTTATTCATGCAGGCTTCTGAACATAACTAACCCAg ttCTGAATCAAGAAATTGAAGCATTCATTTTGCCAGAGGATGATACTTCAGTGCTCTCAGAAGACAGAGTTGTCAGTGTTCATTTCAAAGTCCTGTACCCGATTGTCATCACCAGTCTTGGGGTGTTCTACGATGCTAAGGGTGCAGGATTCCAGAGAAACATCACAGTGAAACTATACCAGGCAGAACAGGAG GAGGCACTCTTTAGTGCTCGTTTTAGTCCACCTAGCTGTGGAGTGCAAGTGAACAGACTCTGGTACAAACCTGTAGAACAATTCATTCTGCCTGAG AGTTTTGAAGGCACTATTGTGTGGGAAAGCCAGGATCTGCAAGGCCTAGTTTCTAAAAATCTTCACAAAGTGATGGTGAATGATGGCGGAGGTGTCTTCAGAATCACTACG GCAGGGGAAGGGTCATTGCCACATGAATTTACACAAGGTGTGGAGGGGATTGCAGGAGGCTTTATTTACACAATTCAAG AGGGAGAGGCGCTCTTAAAAAACCTGCAGAGCCGCTCTGAAAGATTCATTCATCATATAAGTAAActtgaagaggaagatgccttattGAAGGAAGAAAGCAACACTTATGATGATATTGTTTTTGTAGATGTCATTGATACATACAGAAATGTTCCAGCCAAATTATTGAACTTCTATCGATG GACAGTAGAAGCAGTTAGTTTCAACGTATTGTTGAAGACGGATGATGACTGCTACATAGATTTGGAGGCTGTATTCAACAGAATAAAGCTTAAAAACTTAGGCAGACCAAATACTTGGTGGGGaaa TTTCAGATTAAATTGGGCAGTTGACCGCACTGGGAAGTGGCAAGAGCTAGAATATCCAAGTCCTGCATATCCAGCCTTTGCCTGCGGGTCTGGTTATGTTATTTCCAAAGACATTGTAGAATGGCTTGCAAGAAACTCAGAGAGACTAAAGATATATCAG